TATCTAGAAAataggagggaagaaaaggaattaCACTAATCATACAGGAACCTTGGGGACAGGAGTCCTCACGTCCTACTTACAGACTTCCTGTCTTCTTTGGGAAGCAGAAAAGAGAATGGCTTCTCCATTCCCTAGATGCTCCCTGGGTCCTCAGAGCATGGACAGAGCCTCAGATTACTCTTCTTAATACTCCTGGAGTTTGAtagtatttttaataacaaaaatatttatgaatgacACTGCTAACGCCCCCTCCAGTTTGATTTCTTGCCAGTCTTCTCTATCTTGACAAAGAACCCCATTCacccaaattctttctttctttttttttttttttttcagtcttgcactgttacccaggctggagtgcagtggcatgatctcagctcactgcaacctccacctcccgggttcaagagattctcctgcctcagccttccaagtagctgggattacaggtgcctgccaccacaccctgctaatttttgtatttttagtagagacggggtttcaccatgttggccagcctggtctcaaactcctggcctcaagtgatcaatcTGCCTTGGCCACTcagaatgctgggattccaggcatgagccaccgcacccggcctatatttCCATCTCCACAGTGGCACCAGTTAGTCTAAGTTAAAATATCACCtactcggccgggcgcagtggctcacgcctgtaatcccggcactttgggaggccgaggcgggcggatcatgaggtcaggagatcaagactatcctggctaacatggtgaaaccccgtctgtactaaaaatacaaacaattagccgggagaggtggcgggcacctgtagtcccagctactcgggaggctgaggcaggagaatggcatgaacctgggaggcagagcttgcagtgagctgagattgcaccactgcactccagcctgggcgacagagccagactccgtctcaaaaaaaataaataaataaaaataaaataaaatataaaatatcacctACTcaccagtccctggcaaccaccagtatactctctgcttctgtgagtttgggTTTCTTAGACtacacatatgagtgagatcctgcagaatttgtctttctgagtCTGGCTTATTTTGTTTAGCACGATATATGGGGACATGTTGATGAAAGGGTATAAATTTCCAGTTCTAAGATGAAGAAGTTCAGGTGCCCAGCATGGTGACAATGGATGTGCTAATTAATTTGACTGTGataatcattacacaatgtacaGGTGGATCAAATCATCAGATTGtataccttgaatatatacaatcTTCTTTTGtcaatttgatatttttaaatttaaaaagttgtattGCCTGAAATGCACCAACTCTTACTACATCTAATCCCTTATTTTCCAAAAGCTGCcagaggccgggcatgatggcatgtgcctgtaatctcagctgcttggggggctgaggtgggaggattacctgggcctgggaggtcaaggctgcagtgagctgtgatcacaccactgcactccagcctgggcaacggagtgagaccctgtctcaaaaaaaaaaaaaaaaaaagtagccagtgACCCTTCAAGCATGTAAATAAAATCATGCCATCCTCCAGCTCAACTTCATCAGTGGGTTCCTGTTCTTTCAAAGCAGACTCTAGGACCAGTTCAAACACCCACAAGATCCTAGATGCTCTAGGCCCTGCCTTCTGTCCTCCTTTCTGTGTCTCAATCATTCCAGGAACACTCACACTTGTGAGACTTTGATTTTGCTGCTCTCTCTCCCTGGAGGGCTGTTCTCCAGATATCGGTGTGGTTGGGTGATTCTCATCCTTCATGTCTGTGGCAGATAGACCCTAAGGGGGCACTCAGGAGACTCAGGAGCCCTGCTTCCTGGTGTTCATGCCTTTGTCTAATCCCCTCACCTTGAGTGTGGAGACCTGTGACTTTCTTCTCACCAATAGCtatggcaaaggtgatgggatATTATGCTCTTGATTATGTTACATTACATAAAACTGTTTGCTAGGGCAtttgctctctctttcttctctctctctcaatctctcttctTGCAAGTGCTGCAGAATCAGTCTAGCATGAATCCTACAGCTGTAAAGAACCAGATATTGCTAGCAACCACAGGAGTGGAGAAATGGACCCTTCCCCAGTcaagcctccagatgagaacacagCCCTGATTGACACCTTGATTGCATCCTTATGAGACCCAAAGCAGAGGATTCAGCTAAGCTGTGCCTGGACTCCTGACCCACAtcaactgtgagataataaataggtGTTTCAGGCTGCTAAAttagtggtaatttgttatgcagccataGATCACTAATACAATGCCTCTCACACTTATTCTCCATCtataatgtgttttttaattaCTCTGATAGCTtgctcttatttatttctttcttccaaagAAGAATGTGAGCTCCTGTTGGCCAGAGACCTGGTCTGTCTCAGTTCCTACAATATGCTCAGGATCTACCAAAGTATCTGAATTTGTAGGGTGAATGGGCAGCTATTTTTGTGCCAGGTATTTTGCACTAATTGTTTTTGTAATGGAAGCATTTATATGCCCATTTTGTAATAAGTAAAAAGTAGTATAATAAAGTGATTTGCGAAGCAGCAAAAAGATTGTATATGGAAGGCTGACCTGGAAAATCAACCACTGGAAATTGATACTATAGCCTGTCTTGTGATGTAATGGTACAGCTGTGATAGAGGTGAAGAAATCGGGAAACAGTAGATGATATTCCAGAGAACATAATTGGGAAATGGCAAATAATCACCAGGCTTTTAGGGCTAAAGTGTGGGTGCGAAAATTCTTAAGACTACAAGAAAGAGTTATTGGGAATACAATTTGAAATCAATATCAAAGTGATGAGCACCTTGTTGGAGCATCATTGATCAACAGCCTCAGAAAGAGGGTAAATCAGAGGTGAAACATTAAGTACTCAGTTACTCATCATGCCCCAAGCCCAGGCTAAGTCATTGGTGTGGACCCATGGCTACTTCTACACTACACTGATGACTGTAAGGTCTCTCCAGGGATTTCCCATGATATGGCCAGATTGACCTACTGGAAGCAACTGTAGTCAATTGAGAGGTATTGTTTAGTGactaataaatgaatggatggatggatggatggatgaatggatgtatGGAGAGGTGGGTGGGCGTGAGTGAATGGGTGAAAGGGTGGATGGCTGGATGAATGGGTGGAATGATGGACAAATGAGTGGCTGGGTAAATAGATGGGTAGGtgggtagatagatggatgaagtggtaggtggatgaatgaatggaagggTTGGTGGTTGGATGGAttaatggaaagatgaatggatggatggatggatgggtgggaggGTGAATGGATGGACGAAGCggtgaatgagtggatggatggaagggtgggtggAAAGTTGGATGGGTGGGTATATGAATGGATGaaggggtgggtggatggaaggatagatggatggatggaaggatggatggatggatggatggatggatgagttgTTGGATAGATGGAtaagtgagtggatggatgggtgaatgagtGGGTGAGAGGGTGGAAGCGTTGGtaggtgggtagatgggtgggtgggttgaTAGATGGGTAGGTAGATTGATAGACAGATGGGTGGGTAGATTGATAGACAGATGGGTGGGTAGAttgatagatggatgggtgggtagataaATGGGTAGATGAAAGTGATGCAAAATTATTCTTTATCCCTCTTCCTTGGGAACTCAAGTCATTTATGTTACAATCTTCCCATGTGCATCTTCTCACTGTGgtcctcatcatttttttttcagtcaccTGCACCATGCCTGCCATACTTTCCCACACAATGGGATCTCTTAGCCCCATAATCCATTATTTGCCATTCCTACATCCCTCATAGAGCACTGGACACTCTTTCTGGCTTTCCTTCTCTggcataaagaaatataaattttcatttatgtcTGAACAGCAACTGTGAAGCTCATTGTTTTTGTGACACCGGGGAGGTCACCTAATCTCCATAAGCAAAAAGAAGTTAGTAACACAACCACCCTCATAGGAAATGAAGACTGAATGTGTTAGTGGAGGCAAGTTACCTGTCTAGAGACAGGAACATAGAAAATGCTGGATACATGTCAAATGCCAGTGTTATCACTCTATCCTCACCTGTCACCCAGATCTCCAGCTTGTTGCTGGGGAAGGAGGCCAAGTGTGATGAGTTGCTCAGGTAATACACACAGCTGTAGTTTCCACTGTCATTACTTGTCACGTTCCACAGCATGAAATCAGTCTGGTTTTTTCTTACTTGCCTGACTTGTAATGGTTCTGGGATCCCCATTTTCAGCAGAGCAATTACaatacattcagttccattgtaTGGAGTGAGACATCGAAGTGTTCTGGGACCTGGAGTCATCCCAGGGTCTACACTGACTGAGAGCAAAGGTTCTGGGAGTGATCCTGAAGAGGACAAGGCAATGGAGGTAAAGAGAAGGGCCAGGGCTTTTCCATTTTCTACTGCACTTGGGGACTATCTCATCCATCTCTCCGTATTAACCATGTCTTTCATTTTCTGCATTTGATGCTTTAATGTCTTAGGGCCTTGCTGCCCTTGGTGGTACCTCCCCTCCCAGGGTTAGTTAATTTCTAGAGCCAGTAAACAACTTGTCCTCAAGTATGCCCCTCAAATGCAAGCCAATAGATCCAGATCCCACACTCCAAACCACCTTCATTATGGGGCTCTCACACTCAAGGTCAATGTTGTCCTCTCCTAATCACCCCAGGTCCAAGAAATAGACAACCAGGGACAGCCTCTATACCCCAAagccaattctttttttctttttcttttctttcttttctttcttcttttcttttctttttcttttttttttttttttttttttttttttgagacaggttctcattctatcacccaggcttgagtgcagtggcacaatcttggcttactgcagcctctgcctcctgggttcaagcaattctcatgcctcagcctcccaagtagctgaaagcacaggtgcacaccaccacacccaggcaattattgtatttttgtagagatggggtttcgccatgttacccaggctgatgtcaaactcctgacctcaggtgatccgccctcctcggcctcccaaagtgctaggattacaggcatgaaccaccacacctggccaactctAATCTTGTTCTCCCCGCAAAATACAATCAAAGCTCTGGTCCAcagttcttcctcctccctctgcccctgaTTGACCCTGGTGCTTCCCCCCATACCCCCCCATAGTAtagccttcctcctcctcttgggAACTGTTAACAGACCATCTTTTCCATGGCAATCATCACTTGGTCTGTCAGTCTTACTGTACCCCAATTTTCTATTAACCGACCATATTCTACACCACCCTCCCACATCCACATCATTGGGACCCTCTCAGAATCCCTGATGAGAATCTTGCCCCACATTTGGTTCCCATTTCCACACTGAAGGTGTTGCAtctatccttcttttttttttttttttttttttttttgagacagagtcttgctctttcatccaggctgcagtgcagtggcacaatctcagctcattacaacctctgccttctgggctcaagagattctcttcctgcctcagcctccctagtagctgggattacaggtgcctgccaccacgcccagctaatttttgtatttttagtagaggtgaggtttcaccatgttggccagcctggtctcaaactcctgacctcaagtgatctgcccacctctgcctcccaaagtgctgggattacaggcatgagccactgcgccatgCCCGGCCTGCATCTTTTTGTCTCCTAGGTTCCTTCTTCCGCAGCCACATCCCATGACAGGAAAAGAAATACGTGCATCAGGCAGGCtttggtgactcacacctgtaatcccagtactttgggaggccaaggcaggaggatcacctgagctcaggagttcaagaccagcctgggcaacatagatcctgtctcaacaagtaatttaaaaactagccaggcatggtggtgcttgcctgtactcccagctacttgggaggctgatgtgggaaaattgcttgagcctgggatgtcgaCGCTGCAGTGAattgtgttcatgccactgcactcctgcctgggtgacagagcgagattctgtcaaaaaaaaaaaaaaaaaaaagcggccgagcacagtggctcactcctgtaatctcagaactttgggaggctgaggtgggcagatcacttgaggtcggcagttcgagatgagcctggccaacatggtaaaaccctgtctctactaaaatacaaaaattagccggatgtggtggcgcacccctgtagttccagctactcgggaggctgaggcaggtgaattgcattaacccaggaggcaggggttgcaatgagccaagatcatgccactgcactccagcctgggcaacaaagcaagactccctctcaaaaaaaaaaaaaaaaatgccgggtACCGTGGTtgacgtttgtaatcccagccctttgggaggccgaggcggatggatcacttgaggtcaggagtttgagatcaacctcaCCAATATGGTATAACctcgtctttattaaaaatacaaaaattaggccgggcgcggaggctcgcgcctgtaatcccagcactttgggaggctgaggcaggtggatcatgaggtcaggagatggagaccatcctggctaacatggtgaaaccccatctctactaaaaacacaaacaattagccaggcgtggtggcgggtgcctgtagtcccagctactcgggaggctgaggcgggaggattgcttgaacccaggaggcggaggttgcagtgagccgagatcatgccactgcactccagcctgggtgacacagcaagactctgtctttaaaaaaaaaaaaaaaaaaaaaaaaagcaaagcaaaaccaaaGAAATGTGTGCATCAAAGAGCACATCTGAAGCTGCCCTTCTTACCTGTGACCACCAGCTGCAAGCGTTCACTGCTTTCTGACCACTCATGGGAGGCTGTTGTCTTGTAGGCACAAAAGTACCTCCCAGCATCCTTAGGCTTCAGGTCCGTGAAGGGGAATTCAGCTTGGTTTTCTGCCGAGCTCTGTTCCTGCTTGTACCCAGAGTCGTTCACCTTGCACAGCACAAATGTCACATTCTGGGAATGAGCCTGACACTTCAGGGTCACATTGCTCCCGGCTTCAACCACCGAGCTGGGCCAGGCGTGGAGGGAGGGCTTGGGCAGTTTCTCTGGAAACAATTCAGAGTTAATTTGAGTCTAGAATTCAGACGATTAAAGGAAAAGGTCATGAAGCGTGGGATGCAggaataaataaagtttaagtaGGAGAAAACTCACcattctttttctcatcttcGTAGCCCAGACACAGCCCTGGAAGAGAAATCTcaatgagagaaaaattatgtgctTGTCCTTGAGTACAAATCCAGCAGAGAATGTATGACTAGCTCGTTATAGgtctgagatatatatatatgtattatgtatatatgtattatatataataaatgtattaagtatatgtacacatattacatataatacatatataaatataatacatatattaaatatatgtattacatatatgtatatattt
This portion of the Pongo abelii isolate AG06213 chromosome 20, NHGRI_mPonAbe1-v2.0_pri, whole genome shotgun sequence genome encodes:
- the VSTM1 gene encoding V-set and transmembrane domain-containing protein 1 isoform X2 — encoded protein: MTTELLSLLCLGLCLGYEDEKKNEKLPKPSLHAWPSSVVEAGSNVTLKCQAHSQNVTFVLCKVNDSGYKQEQSSAENQAEFPFTDLKPKDAGRYFCAYKTTASHEWSESSERLQLVVTDKHDELEAPSMKTGSSSEESTKRSSHSKLPEQEAAEANLSNTERVSLSTADPQGVTYAELSTSALSEAASDTTQEPPGSHECAALKV